Proteins from a genomic interval of Ictalurus furcatus strain D&B chromosome 2, Billie_1.0, whole genome shotgun sequence:
- the LOC128618833 gene encoding tripartite motif-containing protein 16-like: MMARETPALQTAQMCKFKNMAEASISLDQLSVDRFSCPVCLDLLKDPVVIPCGHSFCKVCINDCWDQEDESGVYRCPQCRDTFTPRPVLRRNNMLAEVVEKLKKKTEIQAGSPAHCYAGPGDVECDFCTGRKHKAVKSCLMCLASFCETHLKPHYEVPSWKKHKLVEASGNLQEKICSEHDKVLEIYCRTDQSFICYLCMMEKHKSHDTVSVKVYRTEKRSELKEEQMKSQQRIQEKQKKVQELKQAVNTIKLSAQTAVEDSERIFTEMISSVEKRRSEVTELIRAQEKAELSRAERLLEQLEQEIADLQRRVTELEQLSHTHDHLHFLQKIKVLVSGPRSPDLIRPEFQSDLREDSRIITVNQHLSFDGVRKSLSALKKRLEEFCQEEFIRIPEHAAAVQIILPSEPKSRQDFLQYFCDLTLDPNTVNYNLILSERNRAVTRSERKQQYSDHPERFDSCQVLCKESVCGRCYWEVEWSGVGVYISVSYKDISRKGRGNECWFGGNNQSWSLWCYSSSLFFYHNNIETDLRVPSSSRIGVYVDHSAGTLSFYSVSDTMKLLHRVHTTFTQPLYAGFWLRSSGSTVRLRDPE; encoded by the exons ATGATGGCACGGGAAACCCCTGCACTGCAGACAGCACAGA tgtgtAAGTTCAAGAACATGGCCGAGGCGAGTATTTCATTAGATCAGCTTTCAGTGGATCggttcagctgtccagtttgtctggatctactgaaggatccgGTGGTGATCCCATGTGGTCACAGTTtctgtaaggtgtgtattaatgacTGCTGGGATCAGGAAGATGAGAGCGGAGTGTATCGCTGTCCTCAGTGCAGAGACACTTTCACTCCAAGGCCTGTTCTACGCAGAAACAACATGCTGgctgaagtggtggagaaactgaagaagaagacTGAAATCCAAGCTGGttctcctgctcactgttatgctggacctggagatgtggagtgtgatttctgcaccgggagaaaacacaaagccgTCAAGTCCTGTCTGATGTGTCTGGCCTCCTTTTGTGAAACTCATCTGAAACCTCACTATGAAGTTCCTTCCTGGAAAAAGCACAAGTTAGTCGAAGCTTCTGGAAATCTACAAGAGAAGATCTGCTCTGAGCATGATAAAGTGCTGGAGATCTACTGTCGTACTGACCAAAGCTTCATCTGTTATCTGTGTATGatggaaaaacacaaaagccACGACACAGTCTCAGTTAAAGTGTACAGAACTGAAAAACGG AGTGAGTTAaaggaggagcagatgaaatcccagcagagaatccaggagaagcagaagaaggtgcaggagctgaaacaggctgtgaacactataaag ctcagtgcacagacagcagtggaggacagtgagaggatctTTACTGAGATGATCAGCTCCGTGGAGAAAAGGCGCTCGGAGGTGACggagctgatcagagctcaggagaaggctgaactgagtcgagctgaacgactcctggagcaactggagcaggagatcgctgatcttcagaggagagtcactgagctggagcagctttcacacacacacgatcacctCCACTTCCTACAGAAaataaag GTTTTAGTCTCTGGCCCTCGCTCTCCCGACTTAATTAGACCAGAGTTTCAGTCTGATCTCCGTGAGGACTCACGCATCATCACTGTCAatcaacatctctcatttgatggagtgaggaaatctctctctgctctgaaaaAGAGACTCGAGGAATTCTGCCAGGAGGAATTCATCAGAATCCCTGAACATG ctgcagcagttcagatcattttaccCTCAGAACCAAAGAGCAGACAAGATTTTCTGCAGT ATTTCTGTGatctgactctggatcccaaCACAGTAAATTATAacctcattctgtctgagaGGAACAGAGCGGTGACACGCAGTGAAAGAAAGCAGCAGTACTCTgatcatccagagagatttgatTCCTGTCAGGTGTTgtgtaaggagagtgtgtgtggacgctgttactgggaggtggagtggagcgGTGTTGGTGTGTACATATCAGTCTCATATAAAGACATCAGCAGGAAAGGACGGGGTAATGAGTGTTGGTTTGGAGGCAACAATCAGTCCTGGAGTCTGTGGTGttattcttcttctctctttttctatcacAACAACATTGAGACTGATCTCAGAGTTCCATCAtcctccagaataggagtgtatgtggatcacagtgcaggaactctgtccttctacagcgtctctgacacgatgaagctcctccacagagtccacaccacgTTCACTCAGCCCTTATACGCTGGGTTCTGGCTGCGCTCTAGTGGATCAACTGTGAGATTACGTGATCCAGAATAA